In Microplitis mediator isolate UGA2020A chromosome 2, iyMicMedi2.1, whole genome shotgun sequence, a single window of DNA contains:
- the LOC130663393 gene encoding innexin inx3, giving the protein MAVFGLVSAVAGFVKVRYLIDKAIIDNMVFRAHYRITSAILFACCIIVTANNLIGDPINCIADSAVTEHVINTFCWITYTYTLPDNALKPVGTHVAAPGLGTDTGEKKYHSYYQWVPFMLFFQGILFYLPHWMWKQWEDGKIRMISDGMRGTLVETKQERQQRTSRLIQYIMDTLHLHNSYAAGYFFCEALNFVNVVGNIFFVDTFLGGAFLTYGTEVVKFSQMNQDERSDPMVEIFPRLTKCTFHKYGASGSIQKLDALCVLALNILNEKIFIFLWFWFIILAVMSGVALLYSMAVVLLPSTRETILKKRFKFSTASAAGSLVRETQVGDFLLLHLLGQNMNMMVFNELLNELCRRLHVGSSSGASPASVPSAPSTLEMSPIYPEIEKMSKDTEI; this is encoded by the exons atgGCAGTTTTTGGTCTCGTATCAGCGGTAGCTGGTTTTGTGAAAGTGAGGTATTTAATAGACAAGGCCATCATTGATAACATGGTCTTCAGAGCTCACTATAGAATCACGTCGGCTATTTTATTCGCCTGTTGCATCATCGTCACAGCCAACAACTTGattg GTGACCCTATTAACTGTATAGCGGATTCAGCGGTAACAGAGCACGTGATCAACACCTTTTGTTGGATAACGTACACATACACACTTCCAGACAATGCATTGAAGCCAGTGGGTACTCACGTAGCAGCACCTGGACTGGGAACAGATACCGGAGAGAAAAAATACCACTCGTATTATCAGTGGGTTCCTTTCATGCTTTTCTTCCAAGGAATACTCTTCTATCTGCCGCACTGGATGTGGAAGCAATGGGAAGATGGTAAAATAAGAATGATTTCCGATGGCATGCGTGGTACACTTGTTGAAACCAAACAAGAACGTCAGCAACGTACATCACGACTtattcaatatattatggACACCTTACATTTGCATAATAGTTATGCTGCTGGTTATTTCTTCTGTGAAGCATTGAATTTCGTCAATGTT GTGGGTAACATTTTCTTTGTGGACACATTCCTTGGCGGGGCATTCTTGACATACGGAACAGAAGTTGTAAAATTCAGCCAGATGAATCAAGACGAGCGAAGCGATCCAATGGTTGAAATATTCCCACGTTTAACCAAGTGTACATTCCACAAATACGGTGCCTCTGGATCGATACAAAAACTCGACGCTCTCTGTGTACTTGCTTTGAATATTCTCAATGAAAagatattcatatttttatggtTCTGGTTTATCATACTGGCTGTTATGTCGGGCGTTGCGCTGCTATACAGTATGGCCGTTGTTCTGTTACCCAGCACGAGGGAGACTATTCTTAAAAAACGATTCAAATTTAGCACAGCGTCTGCAGCTGGCAGTCTCGTTCGCGAAACACAA GTGGGAGACTTTCTTTTGCTCCATTTGCTGGGCCAAAATATGAACATGATGGTATTCAATGAATTGCTGAATGAACTATGTCGCCGTCTTCACGTCGGATCAAGTAGCGGAGCGTCACCTGCTTCCGTACCGTCGGCACCCAGTACTTTAGAAATGTCACCAATTTATccggaaattgaaaaaatgtcaaaagaTACCGAGATTTAA